Genomic segment of Aliarcobacter trophiarum LMG 25534:
AAGGCAACTTTGATATGAAAAGATTACTATTTATTATTTTATTTTTTACCTTTTTAAACTCACAAAATATTCAAAAAGCTTTTTTGGTAGCAATTTATGATAAAAACAGAGTTGAAAATGTACAACATAAGATAAAAACAGATTTTGAATATAAAGGAGAAATCTTTTTTATAGTAGCTATTATAGGTTCTTACAATAAAAATACAAATATTGTTACAAAAATAAATGGTTCAAAAGGTAAGTTAATAGATACAAAAGCACTTTACAATAACATAACAAAAAAGATATATGGGTATGAACTAACTTTCAAGCATTTAGATGTAAGAAAAGGTTATTTTGAAATTTTTATAGATGATAAACTATACGATACAAAGGTTTTTGTAAAATAATTTTTACCAAACTGTCTGTTTTCTTACAAGTGTAGCATTAAAATAGCAAACTTTAAGTTTATAAAGTGTACTATTTCATTGATCAAGAGGTTTTATCTATAACTTATCTCTCCTTAGTTAAAATGTAGCAATTTTGGATAAAACCTCTTTCAAAGGTCGTTCTGTTAAATATTAAGTTTATGTAGAATTTTAATTTATTATTTAAAACTTAATTTTAAAGGGGGGGGGTCTCTCAACCCCTTTTTTTCTCCCTTAATAATTAAAAAAAGTGGTTTTTCCACCTTTTTTATACTTTTATATTTATTTAATATATGGTTTCAAGACTTCTGGAATTCTTACACTTCCATCTTCATTTTGATAATTTTCCATAATTGCTAAAAGTGTTCTTCCAACAGCTAAACTAGAACCATTTAAAGTATGAGCAAAGATATTTTTCTTTTCATCTTTATACCTAATTTTTGCTCTTCTTGCTTGAAAATCTCTAGTATTTGAGATACTTGAAATCTCTCTAAATCTATTTTGTCCAGGTAACCAAACTTCCAAATCAATTGTAACTGCTGCACTAAATCCTAAATCTCCACTACAAAGCTGCACTTTTTGATGACAAAGACCAAGACTAGTTAGTAAATCACTCGCAGTTTGAACCATTTTAGAAAAAACCTCATCTGAACTTTCCTGAGATGTAATCGCTACCATTTCAACCTTATCAAACTGATGTTGTCTCATAAGTCCTCTTGTATCACGTCCTGCACTTCCTGCTTCTTTTCTAAAGCAAGGAGTATAAGATGTAAGTAAAATAGGCAATTCACTTTTGTCTAAAATCTCATCATTGTATAGATTTGTCAAAGTAACTTCAGCTGTTGGGATTAAGTATAAATCCTCACCCTCTATTTTAAACAGATCATCAGCAAACTTAGGAAGTTGCCCTGTTCCTAAAAGAGTATTTGAGTTTGCCATAAATGGAACATACCACTCATTAAATCCTCTCTCTCTATTAAAATCAAGCATATAATTAATTAAAGCTCTTTCAAGTCTTGCGCCTTCTCCTTTAAGTGCTGTAAATCTTGATTTTGCTAGTTTTACACCTCTTTCAAAATCTAGCCAATCGCACTCTAAATCCCAATGCTCTTTAGGGATAAAAGAAAATTCTGGCTTAACTCCAACAAGTTCTAAAACCACATTTTCACTCTCATCAGCTCCAAGTGGAACACTATTATCAGGAGTATTTGGTACTCCTAAAATAATAGAGCTTAAATCATTTTCTAAATTCCTAACTTCTTCTTCCATATCTTGTTTTTTAATTTTTAAAGCATTAATTTTTGCTTGAAGTTCACTAATATCAAGATTCTCTTTTTTATATTTTCCAAACTCTTTTGATAGAACATTTTGAGAAGCTGTTATCTCTTCCATCTCTTGTCTTTTTTGCTTTGTCTTTAGAGCTAAATCTTTTAAACTATTTAAAAGTTCATTACTTACACCTTTTTTTTGTAAAGCTTGACTAATCTTTTCAAAATCATTTTGTAGTAGTTTTATATCTATCATATTGTCTCTTTGTCTAATTTTTTGCCGATTATATCAAAAAAACTCAGCAATAAAACTGAAATAGTTAATATGAAACCAAATTGTATTAAACTAAAATTTTATTTTACGACTTAGTTTAAATAATTACATCTTCTACTATATGGTCTATAAATAATTTGATAAATTAGGACTTTTAAGATTAATTAAAAAATATTATAAATTTAA
This window contains:
- the serS gene encoding serine--tRNA ligase, whose product is MIDIKLLQNDFEKISQALQKKGVSNELLNSLKDLALKTKQKRQEMEEITASQNVLSKEFGKYKKENLDISELQAKINALKIKKQDMEEEVRNLENDLSSIILGVPNTPDNSVPLGADESENVVLELVGVKPEFSFIPKEHWDLECDWLDFERGVKLAKSRFTALKGEGARLERALINYMLDFNRERGFNEWYVPFMANSNTLLGTGQLPKFADDLFKIEGEDLYLIPTAEVTLTNLYNDEILDKSELPILLTSYTPCFRKEAGSAGRDTRGLMRQHQFDKVEMVAITSQESSDEVFSKMVQTASDLLTSLGLCHQKVQLCSGDLGFSAAVTIDLEVWLPGQNRFREISSISNTRDFQARRAKIRYKDEKKNIFAHTLNGSSLAVGRTLLAIMENYQNEDGSVRIPEVLKPYIK